Proteins co-encoded in one Flavobacterium fluviale genomic window:
- a CDS encoding helix-turn-helix domain-containing protein → MPIIVNIDVMLAKRKMQSKELAEKLDITPANLSILKTGKAKGIRFDTLEAICKILDCQPGDILEYAAE, encoded by the coding sequence ATGCCAATAATCGTAAACATTGATGTAATGCTTGCCAAACGCAAGATGCAGAGTAAGGAGTTGGCAGAAAAACTAGATATTACGCCTGCCAATTTATCGATTCTAAAAACTGGAAAAGCAAAAGGAATTCGGTTTGATACTCTCGAAGCTATCTGTAAAATTCTGGATTGTCAGCCTGGCGATATTTTAGAATACGCAGCAGAATAG
- a CDS encoding proline iminopeptidase-family hydrolase, with amino-acid sequence MRYILIFAFLLLTVSCKRENESNELTNYFTYNIDEVEAAGVKMIPIKTSVGEFKVWTKRFGNNPKIKILLLHGGPAMTHEYIECFETFFQREGFEFYEYDQLSYYSDQPKDSSLWTTERFVDEVEQVRKAINADKNNFYVLGNSWGGILAMEYALKYQQNMKGLLVANMMASAPEYGKYANEVLAKQMKSEILAEIRALEAKKDFSNPRYMELLIPNFYQQHLCRLKEWPDGLNRASKHVNAEIYTMMQGPSEFGISGRLAKWDIKKRLHEITIPTLMIGAKYDTMDPKAMEEQSKLVKNGHYLYCPNGSHLAMWDDQKVFMNGVIKFINDVNYEKI; translated from the coding sequence ATGCGTTATATCCTAATATTTGCATTTCTTTTACTAACAGTCTCCTGTAAAAGAGAAAACGAATCGAATGAACTTACTAATTATTTTACCTACAATATAGACGAAGTAGAAGCTGCCGGAGTAAAAATGATTCCTATAAAGACATCTGTTGGAGAATTTAAAGTGTGGACAAAGCGCTTTGGAAACAATCCAAAAATAAAAATTTTGTTATTACACGGAGGACCAGCCATGACACATGAATACATTGAATGTTTTGAAACCTTTTTCCAAAGAGAAGGCTTTGAATTTTACGAATACGATCAGCTATCTTATTACAGCGATCAGCCAAAAGACAGCAGTTTATGGACTACCGAAAGATTTGTCGACGAAGTTGAGCAGGTTCGAAAAGCAATAAATGCAGATAAAAACAACTTTTATGTTCTTGGAAATTCTTGGGGAGGTATACTTGCAATGGAATACGCCTTAAAATACCAGCAAAATATGAAAGGATTATTAGTTGCAAACATGATGGCAAGCGCTCCAGAATACGGCAAATATGCCAACGAAGTTTTAGCAAAACAAATGAAATCTGAAATTCTTGCAGAAATAAGAGCATTAGAAGCCAAAAAAGATTTTAGTAATCCAAGATATATGGAATTACTAATACCAAATTTTTACCAACAGCATTTATGCCGCCTAAAAGAATGGCCAGACGGGCTAAATCGCGCCAGCAAACATGTAAACGCTGAAATATATACTATGATGCAAGGCCCGAGCGAATTTGGAATCAGCGGAAGATTAGCCAAATGGGATATCAAAAAAAGATTACATGAAATCACAATTCCAACCCTAATGATAGGAGCCAAATACGACACAATGGATCCAAAAGCAATGGAAGAACAAAGTAAATTAGTAAAAAATGGACATTATTTATACTGTCCTAATGGAAGTCATTTAGCAATGTGGGACGACCAAAAAGTCTTTATGAATGGAGTAATTAAATTTATAAATGATGTTAATTACGAGAAAATTTAA
- a CDS encoding ABC transporter ATP-binding protein, producing MNSLSIKNLSKTYENGTKAIDQLSLEITNGMFGLLGPNGAGKSSLMRTIAALQEPTSGIIEFNGINILENPMFIRQNLGYLPQEFGVYPKISAYHLLDHLAVLKGIINKKERQDQILYLLQQTNLLQHKDKAVHSFSGGMRQRFGIAQALLGNPKIIIVDEPTAGLDPEERNRFNNLLSEIGESIIVVLSTHIVEDVRDLCPKMAIISNGKLILEGKPNDAIDSLKDKIWMKAIQKTELKDHQSNFNIISSHLNSGKINIHVFSDQRPDSGFELISPDLSDVYFSVLGQNQLQN from the coding sequence ATGAACAGTTTATCAATCAAAAATCTCAGCAAAACGTATGAGAACGGCACGAAAGCCATTGACCAATTATCGCTTGAAATCACAAACGGCATGTTTGGTTTACTTGGCCCAAACGGCGCTGGAAAGTCTAGTTTAATGCGAACTATTGCCGCTTTACAGGAACCCACTTCTGGAATTATTGAATTTAACGGAATTAATATTCTGGAAAACCCAATGTTTATAAGGCAAAATCTGGGTTATCTTCCGCAGGAATTTGGCGTTTATCCTAAAATTTCTGCCTATCACCTGCTCGATCATTTGGCAGTTTTGAAAGGGATTATCAACAAAAAGGAACGACAAGATCAAATCTTATATTTATTACAGCAGACTAATTTATTACAGCATAAAGATAAAGCGGTTCATTCTTTTTCGGGCGGGATGCGTCAGCGATTTGGAATTGCTCAGGCTTTGCTTGGAAATCCGAAGATTATTATTGTGGATGAACCAACGGCTGGGCTTGATCCCGAAGAAAGAAACCGATTTAATAATTTACTGAGCGAAATTGGCGAAAGCATTATTGTGGTTTTATCAACACATATTGTAGAAGACGTTCGAGATTTGTGTCCAAAAATGGCAATTATCTCCAACGGAAAATTGATTTTGGAAGGAAAACCGAATGACGCAATCGATTCTCTGAAAGATAAAATCTGGATGAAAGCGATTCAGAAAACAGAATTGAAGGATCATCAATCGAACTTTAATATCATTTCATCACACTTAAATTCGGGAAAAATTAACATTCATGTTTTCTCAGATCAACGCCCAGATTCTGGCTTTGAATTAATTTCGCCAGATTTAAGCGATGTTTATTTTAGTGTTTTAGGTCAAAATCAACTTCAAAATTAA
- a CDS encoding ABC transporter permease/M1 family aminopeptidase translates to MLSKLIQFEWHNNTRSWTFYATFIIYLILGFFVSAFANFSFSGAYKNSPYVLTYAIGLISLMTIFSITLQAAQSFLKEYETKFDSIIFSSPISKFHYLASKFITAFAIAILSFGMFIVGMIVGHQMSWLQKSELGPSEIINYVWPYLVIVIPNIFLCLSILTSLAWVTRSKLFIYVGGLLIYILYIAGSIFSNSPLFANASPSSAKAMSLAAKIDPFGLAAFLEQTRYWTAIEKNTELVSLSGNFLFNRILWISVSLLLLFVSYRLFSFRKTKTKKVKTSKVIQKETNVFSAAIPNNIEIKSFRHNLAVFKSNLKLDIYLILKGIPFLLIVLLFSGLLMIEISDEIDGGIRLAEKITNTALMISTIMDRLPFILILILLFYSSELLNRSENSRFEMLENTTPYSQFVVLLAKLTALFIIPIIIIAISIFIGCGFQIMNANAPIEIGLYLSLFYYIGFPLLLISILIIAIQTFIKNKYIALAISAFACILFCTGIGEQLGISHPLFRFGNAFKTEYFDLNGFGKYTIPFHISMLYNFGLALVLLTLTGVLWKRNTSIVKTFRRNSFNIIQKTILGFGMILFIGFGSYLFYKTNIEYPYLTEDDQNNWSEKYESQFKKYTNLPQPTIVSVKSNVDLYPEENRYQVKGTYELINNSEKAIDSLLLYIDRNSKLTSVEIPNSKKLDDGSDFQHYWFRLEKPLMPQQKLKMNFSFESSWSPFKGHTAFNSIIENGSFMRISRYFPLFGYQESNEISSKKERAKRHLKPQTPLKKLEDKSEIKYNFVDYDAVVSTSKNQTAIGVGDLIGNWKKDDRNYFHYKSNGKIPFRFAFSSAEYQIQKTNYKGISLEVFYDKRHFRNVEKLIQDVKNTLDYCQNNFGKYPYKTIRYAEVSAFADGFAATSYPSTVFMKENFGFYSNLKNKDKEDVINQLTAHELSHEWWGNSQISPEQKEGSWILTETLAQYTELMLYEKEHGLEKALETLKIHLDLYLSSRSYDPEAPLYKTNYDTPHLPYDKGMLVMHQLRILIGEEKVNLALKNFLNHYKYPNPSPDSEDLLKEIYAVTDKKLYPKLDEMFKQIITYSSKIESVSSVKKNGFYEISFKASSEKYQENATEERKKIPNDNKIDIGIYDENGKLSRFTFAIKNNKIEGKIKSKIKPQRIVVDPYLMNIDTFINDNDKEVD, encoded by the coding sequence ATGTTATCTAAATTAATTCAATTTGAATGGCATAACAATACCAGAAGCTGGACTTTTTATGCCACATTTATCATTTATCTGATTCTTGGATTTTTTGTCAGTGCGTTTGCGAACTTCTCTTTTTCGGGCGCTTACAAAAACAGTCCGTATGTTTTAACTTATGCGATTGGTCTGATTTCGTTAATGACGATATTCTCGATTACGCTTCAGGCGGCACAAAGTTTTTTAAAGGAATATGAAACGAAATTTGATTCGATCATTTTCTCCTCTCCTATTTCTAAATTTCATTATTTGGCAAGTAAATTCATTACAGCTTTTGCAATTGCAATACTTTCTTTTGGAATGTTTATCGTCGGCATGATCGTTGGACATCAAATGTCCTGGCTTCAAAAAAGTGAACTTGGACCTTCTGAAATTATAAATTATGTATGGCCGTATTTGGTCATTGTGATTCCGAATATTTTTTTGTGTCTTTCTATATTGACTTCTTTGGCTTGGGTGACAAGAAGTAAACTCTTCATATATGTTGGCGGATTATTAATTTACATCTTATATATAGCAGGTTCGATTTTTTCGAATTCGCCCCTATTTGCAAATGCTTCTCCGTCTTCGGCGAAAGCCATGTCTTTGGCTGCAAAAATAGATCCGTTTGGTTTGGCAGCTTTCTTGGAACAAACGAGATATTGGACGGCAATTGAAAAAAATACAGAACTGGTTTCGCTTTCAGGCAACTTTTTATTCAATAGAATACTGTGGATTTCTGTTTCTCTCCTTTTACTTTTCGTTTCTTATCGATTGTTTTCATTCCGAAAAACCAAAACTAAAAAGGTAAAAACATCTAAAGTTATTCAAAAAGAAACAAATGTCTTTTCGGCAGCAATTCCGAATAACATCGAAATCAAATCTTTCAGACATAATTTAGCTGTTTTTAAAAGCAATTTAAAACTGGACATTTATTTAATTCTGAAAGGAATTCCATTTTTACTGATTGTTCTTTTGTTTTCTGGATTATTAATGATTGAGATTTCAGATGAAATTGACGGCGGAATCCGCTTGGCTGAAAAAATCACTAATACTGCTTTGATGATTTCCACGATAATGGATCGCCTGCCATTTATTTTGATCCTGATTCTTCTTTTTTATAGTAGTGAATTATTAAACCGAAGCGAAAATTCGAGATTTGAAATGCTCGAAAATACAACGCCTTATTCTCAATTTGTTGTTTTACTGGCAAAATTGACAGCGCTTTTTATCATTCCGATTATTATAATTGCGATAAGTATTTTCATTGGATGCGGATTTCAAATTATGAATGCGAATGCTCCAATAGAAATTGGTCTTTATCTTTCTTTGTTTTATTACATTGGATTTCCGTTACTGCTAATTTCAATTTTGATCATTGCAATTCAGACTTTTATTAAAAATAAATACATCGCACTTGCGATTTCGGCTTTTGCCTGCATTTTGTTTTGTACTGGAATTGGAGAGCAATTGGGAATTTCGCATCCTTTATTTCGTTTTGGAAATGCTTTTAAAACAGAATATTTTGATCTGAATGGTTTCGGAAAATATACAATCCCGTTTCATATTTCGATGTTGTACAATTTCGGATTGGCTCTAGTTCTGCTTACTTTGACCGGAGTTTTATGGAAAAGAAATACTTCAATCGTAAAAACCTTTCGCAGAAATTCATTTAATATTATTCAAAAAACAATTTTAGGATTCGGAATGATTCTTTTTATTGGTTTTGGAAGTTATCTTTTTTATAAAACCAATATTGAATATCCGTATTTGACCGAAGACGATCAGAATAATTGGAGTGAGAAATATGAAAGTCAATTCAAAAAATATACAAATCTACCTCAGCCAACGATTGTTTCGGTAAAAAGTAATGTCGATTTATATCCAGAAGAAAACCGTTATCAAGTAAAAGGCACTTATGAATTAATCAATAATTCTGAAAAAGCAATTGATAGTTTACTCCTATATATAGATCGAAATTCGAAACTGACTTCTGTTGAGATTCCGAATTCTAAAAAATTAGACGATGGTTCTGATTTTCAACATTATTGGTTTCGATTAGAAAAACCTTTAATGCCACAGCAAAAACTTAAAATGAATTTTTCTTTTGAATCATCTTGGTCACCATTTAAAGGACATACGGCTTTTAATTCTATAATCGAAAATGGTTCTTTTATGCGAATAAGCCGTTACTTTCCGCTTTTTGGTTATCAGGAATCGAATGAAATCAGCAGTAAAAAAGAGCGTGCAAAAAGACATTTGAAACCTCAGACACCTCTTAAAAAACTGGAAGACAAATCTGAAATCAAATATAATTTTGTTGATTATGATGCTGTGGTTTCGACTTCTAAAAATCAAACAGCCATTGGTGTTGGAGATTTAATTGGAAATTGGAAAAAAGACGATCGCAATTATTTTCATTATAAATCTAATGGAAAGATTCCGTTTCGATTTGCTTTTTCTTCTGCCGAATATCAAATTCAAAAAACAAATTATAAAGGTATTTCTCTTGAAGTTTTTTATGATAAAAGACATTTCAGAAACGTTGAAAAACTAATTCAAGATGTAAAAAATACTTTAGATTACTGCCAAAATAACTTTGGTAAATATCCCTATAAAACAATTCGGTATGCAGAAGTTTCTGCTTTCGCGGATGGATTTGCTGCGACTTCTTATCCGTCAACTGTTTTCATGAAAGAGAATTTCGGATTTTACAGCAATCTCAAAAACAAAGATAAAGAAGATGTAATCAATCAATTAACAGCTCATGAATTGTCGCATGAATGGTGGGGAAATTCACAGATAAGCCCAGAACAAAAAGAAGGAAGCTGGATTTTGACCGAAACTTTGGCACAATACACGGAGCTGATGCTTTATGAAAAAGAACATGGTTTGGAAAAAGCTTTGGAAACTTTAAAAATCCATCTTGATTTATACTTGAGCAGCAGAAGTTACGATCCAGAAGCACCTTTATATAAAACGAATTACGACACACCGCATTTACCTTATGATAAAGGAATGCTGGTTATGCATCAATTGCGAATATTAATTGGTGAAGAAAAAGTAAATCTGGCTTTGAAAAATTTTCTGAATCATTATAAATATCCCAATCCGTCTCCTGATTCAGAAGATTTATTAAAAGAGATTTATGCTGTAACGGATAAAAAACTATATCCAAAATTAGATGAAATGTTTAAACAGATTATCACTTATTCTTCTAAAATAGAATCGGTTTCAAGCGTTAAAAAGAATGGTTTTTATGAGATCTCTTTTAAAGCTTCTTCTGAAAAATATCAGGAAAATGCAACGGAAGAAAGAAAAAAAATTCCAAACGACAATAAAATAGATATTGGAATTTATGATGAAAACGGAAAGTTATCGCGTTTTACATTTGCAATAAAAAATAATAAAATAGAGGGAAAAATAAAATCTAAAATAAAACCTCAACGAATTGTTGTAGATCCTTATTTAATGAATATTGATACTTTTATAAATGATAACGACAAAGAAGTCGATTAG
- a CDS encoding LacI family DNA-binding transcriptional regulator: protein MEENKHVTIYDIAERLNLATSTISRALKDHHTISDKTIKKVKKTAEEMGFVPNTLAAGLRGNKTRTIGVLIPTVTQPFLSSLISGIEITAQKSDYTVIIMQSHDSYEEEVNMAKSLYSNRVSGVICSLAMETRDTAHFHQFSNNNIPLVFVDRVPKDYNTFRVVIDNYTAGYKATKHLIEQGCTRIAHITAGSELGNLYNERKRGYIEALKDHNVDIDEKLIINLNSVTYEDGVKASNALFDLDPIPDGLFAPGDILAVSAVQTAKKRGIKVPEEFKVIGFNNDPISQIIDPNLSTITHPAEKMGKAAAEIIIKNLKSSKNDDAKEITFLNTEVLARESTQK, encoded by the coding sequence ATGGAAGAAAATAAACATGTAACGATTTACGATATTGCCGAGCGACTAAATTTGGCAACATCTACTATTTCGCGAGCTTTAAAAGATCATCATACTATCAGTGATAAAACGATAAAGAAGGTGAAGAAAACTGCTGAAGAAATGGGATTTGTTCCTAATACTTTAGCTGCAGGTTTACGCGGAAATAAAACCAGAACTATTGGAGTATTAATCCCCACAGTTACACAGCCATTTTTGTCCTCTTTAATCAGCGGTATCGAAATCACGGCGCAAAAATCTGATTATACAGTAATTATCATGCAGTCGCATGACTCGTATGAAGAGGAGGTCAATATGGCCAAATCATTATATAGCAATCGTGTTAGCGGTGTAATTTGTTCGCTGGCAATGGAAACGCGTGATACAGCACATTTTCATCAATTTTCAAACAATAATATTCCTTTGGTATTTGTCGATCGTGTGCCTAAAGATTATAATACTTTTAGGGTCGTTATTGACAATTATACAGCAGGTTACAAAGCTACCAAGCACCTTATAGAGCAGGGATGCACTCGTATTGCACACATAACGGCAGGATCAGAATTGGGTAATTTATATAACGAAAGAAAAAGAGGTTATATAGAAGCATTAAAAGACCATAATGTTGATATTGACGAAAAACTGATTATCAATTTAAATTCAGTTACTTACGAAGACGGTGTCAAAGCCAGCAATGCGTTATTCGACTTAGACCCAATTCCAGACGGACTTTTTGCACCAGGGGATATTCTGGCTGTAAGTGCAGTGCAGACTGCTAAAAAGCGAGGGATCAAAGTACCCGAAGAATTTAAAGTGATTGGGTTTAATAACGATCCAATTTCACAGATTATAGATCCTAATTTATCTACCATTACGCATCCGGCTGAAAAAATGGGAAAAGCGGCGGCAGAAATTATCATCAAAAATCTGAAATCATCTAAAAACGACGATGCCAAAGAAATTACTTTTTTAAACACAGAAGTATTAGCAAGAGAATCTACGCAGAAATAA
- a CDS encoding LLM class flavin-dependent oxidoreductase, which yields MKNPISVSLLDLAIITQDSNATETFQKTKDIAQLADNLGYKRFWLAEHHNMAHVASTATVVLIGYVASQTKNIRVGSGGIMLPNHSPLVVAEQFGTLETLYPNRIDLGLGRAPGTDQPTAEAIRKDFFEQAQRFPQNVSKLQEYFSSENETGKVRAFPAEGLKVPIWILGSSMDSAALAAAYGLPYAFAGHFAPKLMIQAFEFYRENFQPSEYLEKPQTMACVNIIAADTNEEAELLSTSLYQMFLNLIRNDRKGLQPPVPSLDDIMNEAERFHVNQMTAGTFTGNKEQLVADLKKFIDYARIDELMVTSPIFDHQAKLKSIQITKEAIDSLNESIHI from the coding sequence ATGAAAAACCCAATTTCAGTCTCATTATTAGACCTCGCTATCATTACTCAGGATAGCAACGCCACAGAAACATTTCAAAAAACAAAAGACATAGCGCAATTAGCAGATAATTTAGGATACAAGCGATTTTGGCTCGCAGAACATCATAACATGGCACACGTTGCCAGTACAGCAACAGTTGTTTTAATTGGTTATGTAGCAAGTCAGACAAAAAATATTCGTGTAGGTTCTGGCGGAATCATGCTGCCGAATCATTCTCCTTTAGTAGTTGCAGAACAATTTGGAACCTTAGAAACGCTTTACCCAAACCGAATCGATTTAGGTTTAGGAAGAGCGCCTGGAACAGACCAGCCAACTGCCGAAGCAATTCGAAAAGACTTTTTTGAGCAGGCACAGCGTTTTCCGCAAAATGTAAGCAAGCTTCAAGAATATTTTTCTTCCGAAAATGAAACAGGAAAAGTGCGTGCATTCCCGGCAGAAGGATTAAAAGTTCCAATTTGGATTCTAGGTTCAAGTATGGACAGCGCAGCTTTGGCAGCAGCTTACGGATTGCCTTATGCTTTCGCAGGACACTTTGCTCCAAAACTTATGATTCAGGCATTTGAATTCTATCGCGAAAATTTCCAGCCATCAGAATATTTGGAAAAACCGCAAACAATGGCTTGTGTCAATATAATTGCTGCAGATACAAATGAAGAAGCAGAGTTATTATCTACAAGTTTGTATCAAATGTTTTTGAACTTAATTAGAAACGATCGTAAAGGTTTACAGCCTCCAGTTCCATCATTAGATGATATTATGAATGAAGCAGAACGTTTTCATGTCAATCAAATGACAGCAGGAACCTTCACAGGAAACAAAGAACAATTAGTTGCCGATTTAAAAAAGTTCATCGACTATGCAAGAATCGACGAACTAATGGTAACAAGTCCAATCTTTGATCATCAGGCAAAACTAAAAAGTATTCAAATCACAAAAGAAGCAATCGACAGTCTAAACGAAAGTATACATATATAA
- a CDS encoding polysaccharide deacetylase family protein, with the protein MKIPQSRIKIIVFTFVLLINSVSFCFANDSDSSKSKTISFKIKLKSADEVKIKPAPLKFNKHFAYSFTLDDGYRSAYLTAFPLLNGGKISNPDKNEWKIDQGGDGTTSNGLFYSDGLGNKIPFKLALAINGGAIRDLPANRGHLSWQEIKEMYNAGWDILNHGFHHATKHGTNYLTEVTENTTSIKQNLDFTMSHFVVPGGEGDEKYYLEYEKEALNNGHFSVASYYGFGPVFKVDSKVDLDKMITARTFVQSSKDSTSFKTMDRYLKTLDSIVKQPNALWFNEFTHGTGNGNLWNLSMRFPDFKYYMTALANKYGAKGSDTIWMAPGQEVYEYIWLRDRIKVDYKQKDKEIEVTIVLPEIPKTFRNRDISLTVDTSSKFEIESSKDLKIKDDGKTTHKQILIQLK; encoded by the coding sequence ATGAAAATACCACAGTCAAGAATAAAAATAATAGTATTCACTTTCGTCCTTTTAATTAACTCGGTTTCTTTTTGTTTTGCAAATGATTCTGATTCTTCAAAATCAAAAACTATTTCTTTTAAAATCAAATTAAAATCGGCTGATGAGGTTAAAATCAAACCTGCTCCTTTAAAATTCAACAAACATTTTGCCTATAGTTTTACGCTTGATGATGGATATCGATCTGCTTATTTAACAGCCTTTCCATTATTGAATGGTGGAAAAATCAGTAATCCTGATAAAAACGAATGGAAAATTGATCAGGGAGGAGACGGAACAACTTCAAATGGACTTTTTTATTCAGACGGTTTGGGAAATAAAATTCCTTTTAAATTGGCACTGGCTATTAATGGAGGTGCAATTCGTGATTTACCAGCAAACCGCGGACATCTTTCTTGGCAAGAAATTAAAGAAATGTATAATGCTGGCTGGGATATTTTGAATCACGGTTTTCATCATGCTACAAAACACGGCACAAATTATTTGACTGAAGTAACCGAAAATACTACATCAATAAAACAAAATCTTGATTTTACCATGTCACATTTTGTAGTTCCTGGCGGAGAAGGAGATGAGAAATATTATTTAGAATATGAAAAAGAGGCACTTAATAACGGACATTTTTCGGTAGCGTCCTATTATGGCTTTGGGCCAGTTTTTAAGGTCGACTCAAAAGTTGATTTAGATAAAATGATTACAGCCAGAACTTTTGTGCAGAGCTCAAAAGATTCAACTAGTTTTAAAACAATGGATCGTTATTTAAAGACACTAGATTCAATTGTAAAACAACCAAATGCACTTTGGTTTAACGAATTTACACATGGAACAGGCAACGGAAATTTATGGAATTTAAGCATGCGTTTTCCTGATTTTAAATATTATATGACAGCGCTTGCCAATAAATACGGAGCAAAAGGAAGTGATACAATTTGGATGGCACCGGGGCAGGAAGTTTACGAATATATTTGGTTAAGAGATAGAATAAAAGTCGATTACAAACAAAAAGATAAAGAAATAGAAGTTACGATTGTATTGCCTGAAATTCCTAAAACATTTAGAAATCGAGATATTTCTTTAACAGTTGATACTTCTTCAAAATTTGAAATCGAATCAAGTAAAGATTTAAAAATTAAAGACGACGGAAAAACAACTCACAAACAGATTTTGATTCAATTGAAATAA
- a CDS encoding alpha/beta fold hydrolase: MHLSSTKTIVFISGAFVSHFYWGKWLTFFENKGYKVVAPPWLHKNDSAANLREQNPCVKIGSITLFDLLCYYTEIIEKLPEKPILIGHSYGGLLVQLLVQKDLAQAGICINPFPPKGFTLLKISFYKIILRFSCTCFSAKKTFIMPFENWEDIFFNSESIEKQKNEYENFIIPESKRALRNLFSKNARINFKKKHVPLFFISSSKDEIIPPKLVHWNFRKHKKNLHSITCYKEFENKNHFVILQSEWEKVAEYIIRWIEKLC, encoded by the coding sequence ATGCATCTTTCAAGTACCAAAACGATAGTATTTATTTCGGGAGCTTTTGTGAGCCATTTTTATTGGGGGAAATGGCTCACGTTTTTTGAAAATAAAGGTTATAAAGTGGTAGCGCCCCCATGGCTTCATAAAAATGATTCTGCGGCAAATTTAAGAGAGCAGAATCCGTGTGTAAAAATTGGATCTATTACTTTATTTGACCTTTTGTGTTATTACACCGAAATCATTGAAAAACTTCCCGAAAAGCCCATTTTAATAGGACATTCTTATGGAGGCCTTTTGGTGCAGTTACTGGTTCAAAAAGATTTAGCGCAAGCTGGAATTTGTATCAATCCTTTTCCGCCAAAAGGATTTACACTTTTAAAAATTTCATTCTATAAAATTATTCTACGCTTCTCTTGCACTTGTTTTTCTGCTAAGAAAACTTTTATAATGCCATTCGAAAATTGGGAAGATATTTTTTTCAATAGTGAATCAATTGAGAAACAGAAAAATGAATATGAAAATTTCATTATCCCAGAATCTAAAAGAGCTTTGCGAAATCTTTTTTCAAAAAATGCAAGAATCAATTTCAAGAAAAAACATGTGCCTCTTTTTTTTATCTCTTCTTCTAAAGATGAAATTATTCCGCCTAAATTGGTTCATTGGAATTTCAGAAAACACAAAAAAAATCTACATTCTATAACCTGTTACAAAGAATTTGAAAACAAAAATCATTTTGTAATTCTTCAATCTGAATGGGAAAAAGTGGCAGAATATATC
- a CDS encoding DUF2975 domain-containing protein — translation MKTTHIVSRILFYFTRFLAIVYFFLAAYSVFTLVTGLFLTFKDNGKYFQVCYPFTSHPLMLGNYNIAYILFDFLAPLSLYGLFFLLSSNVFKVFYQPKLFTANGISHLRRFYLSNLLIPGIVLFVAFFFIPLDNEVWLFIILHGMLGVFAYFLAAIFKQGLNLQNEQDLFI, via the coding sequence ATGAAGACAACTCATATTGTATCTCGAATATTATTTTACTTTACCCGATTTTTAGCCATTGTTTATTTCTTTTTGGCAGCATATTCTGTTTTTACTTTGGTAACGGGATTGTTTTTGACCTTTAAAGATAACGGAAAGTATTTTCAGGTTTGTTATCCTTTTACTTCGCATCCTTTAATGTTAGGAAATTATAATATTGCATATATTCTTTTTGATTTTTTAGCACCACTAAGTCTATACGGTCTTTTCTTTTTATTGAGCAGTAATGTTTTTAAGGTCTTTTATCAGCCAAAATTGTTTACCGCAAATGGAATTTCTCATTTAAGACGTTTCTATTTATCGAATTTATTGATTCCGGGAATTGTACTATTTGTGGCTTTCTTTTTTATTCCACTAGACAATGAAGTTTGGCTTTTTATTATACTGCACGGAATGCTTGGTGTTTTCGCATACTTTTTAGCTGCTATTTTTAAACAAGGTTTAAACCTTCAGAACGAACAAGACTTATTTATATAA
- a CDS encoding PepSY-like domain-containing protein: MKMKIFLAIVLLGLTISVSAQKKIEVSELPKPAQEFLKKHFSNTSVESAKKDAEHGEKGFEVKLKDGTEVEFWKDGSYREVDGGDKPIPTAFIPDNIKAYVAKNHPNEKITHIDYGHKDLDVDLTNDIDLEFTKEGKILKDKKNDVKK; this comes from the coding sequence ATGAAAATGAAAATATTTTTAGCCATAGTATTGTTAGGTTTAACAATCTCGGTCAGCGCACAGAAGAAAATTGAAGTATCAGAACTGCCAAAACCAGCGCAGGAATTTTTAAAGAAACACTTTAGTAATACCTCCGTTGAAAGTGCGAAGAAGGATGCAGAGCACGGTGAGAAAGGGTTTGAAGTGAAGTTAAAAGACGGAACAGAGGTTGAATTCTGGAAAGATGGTTCTTATCGTGAAGTAGATGGCGGAGATAAGCCTATTCCAACTGCTTTTATACCGGATAATATCAAAGCGTACGTTGCCAAAAATCATCCAAACGAGAAAATAACTCACATAGACTATGGACACAAAGACTTGGATGTTGATTTAACAAATGATATTGATTTGGAGTTTACCAAAGAAGGTAAAATTCTAAAAGATAAAAAGAATGATGTCAAAAAATAG